The Castor canadensis chromosome 12, mCasCan1.hap1v2, whole genome shotgun sequence genome contains the following window.
TCAGACAACATTGGTCCAAACAACTAGAAGGTCTTAGAAGGGAGGTGAATGCAAAGAGCCACTCACAATGCCTGTTTCCTCTTCGTGTATGCAGAGAAGAGCAGCACAAGCACAATCATCACAAAGATTGCCGTCATCGTGATGGCAGCGATGAGGATGTTCTCCTGTAGGAATAGCAGCATCGCCCTGCACAGCGGACTCTTTCTTTGGAAATCtaaatgagaagacacaggaagagTACACAGAGTAGTGACCCCATGTGCATCCCTGCTGGATGACTGGCAACAAGGACCACATGCGAGGACAACCTTGTGGGTCTGCTCAGAGCAGGAATGAGAACACTGGTGCTAGTCACTGGTCACAGAAGTCCTGTCAGCGAAGGACCTGGCTTTCTTTAAGGTAATAGATTCATTACATGTCCACTGATAGGGGAGTTGCTGAGGGGATGGGCTGGCAAGCACTAAGTAGTCAAAAAGAGGATGCAACAAACCAAAGAGGAGACTTTCCAGGTGATAAGGAGGCCCTGTAGAGTGAAAAGTCCTACTGCAAAGACGTTTGGGAAAACTGGGGATGCTCAGTGTTAGAACACATGCCTAACATGCAATAGCATCTGGGTTCAACACCCAGCAATATCAAAAAGGAAAGACCATACAAAACCCAAAGCTTTTCTCTTCTACTCCTTCCTCTGTGCACCAACTGTTTTCAAGAAATTCCACTGTGCATACAGTTTACATATGGCTAGAGATGTGGAGTTTAATCCTGACTGCATTGGGAGACAAGTAAAGCCCACCcctaggtgtgtctgtgaggacatttccagagacaattaccATGGGAACAGAAATTGAGAGTTTAAGGTTTTCCCTGAAGTGTGCAGCACCATCTTAGGCTGCGGGCCTGATGGACTAAACATGGAAAACTGAGGAAGCCAGCCAGGCATTCTCCAACTCCCTACTTCCAGGTGCTATGAGGGGAGGAACTTTGTTCCCCTCCACTCCTCCACCATGCTGTTGTGCCTCACCAAGGCCAAGAGATAAGGCAGCCAACAGACCCTGGataaaccatgagccaaaattaaaGTTCcttctttaaactgtttctctctgGTATTTGCCACAGCCAtggaaactgactaacacagttaAGTTTGATTGGTTCCTAACTGTGACCACCAGAGGCTCACATATTCTAGAGGTGGTTCCAAGCTCTTACAGAAATCCTGAGGTTGGCTTTGGAATGGCACTGAACATACACTGGGGAGTTTAGACAACCCTAGCTAGATGTCAAAAGAACAGATCCAGATGATGTCAGGTACTCTGTGAGCTTAGGTCACTCCATTTGCAGTGTGCACAGTGAAGAAGAAGGCATGAGGGATACTGGACATGAAGATACAATGCCAAGAATCAGCTGGTTTGGTGTAGAGAGATGCTGAGTAGAGCTGGTGACACAGGCACTAAAATGCTAGTCGAGGGCCTTTTTGGGTTATGGGGAGAGTGAGGGACATGTCCAAAATCTTCATCTCTGCTGTCAAGAGGCAGCAGATAATTGGTTCTAAGAGCTTGCTAGGAAGAACCcagaatttaatttttgaaaggcaGGGAGTTACAACCGGTTATCCCTTTGGCACAGAGTGCTGATGTGGAGGGTACACAGGACTTGGTACCAGCATGGGCCAGTTTCTAGCCACTCTGAATGGGAACAGCTCATGTGGTTCAATAAGGAGGGAGAGATGCCACACATCAGGAACTACGTTAGCACTTGCCATTTAATCCCTCCTGCTTGTTAGAGAGCCTCAGTGCCCAGAAGTGGAGGAGCTCATCCCCATGCTCAGAATGACCCCATCAGCAGAAAAGTAGCATCACTGGGGAGAGGCTTGGTTCAAGAGGGAGAACATCTACGTTGCATGCGTGAAGTCCTGAGATCAAATCTCAGtacagaaaaaggggaaaaagtagCATCTGTACTTGAGGATCTTACTGGGTTTGTGCCAAAAGGATTGTTACCTGGATTAACTGcttctttaggtttttctttgtcttccacACTTAATTGCTGTCTTAAATTCCTGTTGAAAACAGACGCTTCTTTAACCCACTTCTCCTCCGAAACGTCATCTGTAAAGACAAAGGAGAAACACACTGCTATAGTTTGGCTCTTGAATTTCCCTAAGGCCAATGTGTTAAAGGATTGGTCTCCATGCTGGTGCTATTGGAAGTTATAATGAGTACCTTTAAGGTATGCAGCCTAATGGCAGATCTGCACATCATTGGGGGTATGCCCTAGAAGAGGACTCGGGcccctcttttctcctttgcttccAAGGCATGAAGTTAGCACTTTCACTCCACCACAAAACCTGCTGCCCAACACAGGCCCAAAACCATAGGACCAATCAATCCCAAATTAGAACCACcagaaactgtgagcccaaatgaGGCATTGCTCTTAATAACatggttatctcaggtatttcattagtGTTACAGTCAGAGAACATGGACTCATTGACAAATTACCATTGGCCCATGAAGAATGCTGTTTTCATGATGAAAGAAAAACGAGGAATTTGGAGACGAGTCTAAATGTATGGCAGTATATCAGGTTTTGTTCCATTATGTCAATTTAACAAATTCCTGGGTGTCTAAGCCACACACGACTAGGTCAGTGGTTCTTGGAAGGGAAATGCTTCAGGATGACAGGGAAGGCTTGTCACAGCCCAGATTGCTGGGCCCACTTCAGAATTTTAAACTCAGGAGGTCTAGGTGCGCCTAGGTAGGCCTGCGAATGTGCAAGCCTCTCTGTTCCCAACAGATCCCACCAGGGCTGGCGGCATAgttcaggtgatagagcacctgcctgtcaaacatgaggccctggattcaagtcACAACACAGTTAAACAAAGGCCTGCCGTTCAGAGGTGACACATAAGAGGATCTACTGAGGGACGTCTGTCTGTCCTTGACCATCTCTGAACCCCAGTCTCTGTCTCCTTatatgaaatacaaaacacagcaTTTGTTCGCAGAGGGCATAAGGGTTAAAAACAATGCTTAAACTACAAAGTGCTACAGACCATGGTTCTGGAGTTTCAAGGACACAATGAGGAAATACTACGGGTAGAGACACTACAGAATGATTTAGAAGAACAAAGACAGGGTGAATATAAGAAATGATTGCATCCTAGCTCTGCTATTGACTGTCCTTCCCTCATTTGCACAGGAGACCTGGAAAAGGACCTGAGTGACTTTGGCTTAGAGAACTGCGAAGGCAGGAGCTCTCTTTGTCAAAGGAAGTAATGGCACTGGGAAAAGGATGACAGTTGATATAGTGTAGGAGCTCTGCAAAGATCTATTTGAGCCATGTAGCTGAGGGAAAGAAGAGTTATCAAAACAGGCATGGTGGAACCTGAGCAATCATGTGCCTCAGAGCACCAGAAGACGTCAAGCCAGGCTGGAGCCCCAGGCCCTAGGAGGGAGACCTCCACGACCTGGCTGGGCAGGATGGGGCAAGTTTCATTCCTCCTCTTTGGCCAATTTCACTAAGAGATGAGAAGTCACTGCAATGTGACTAGACTGTCATTAAGCTCTAATTATTCCTGGAAAAAGATAGGAATTTGTTCCTACTTTAATTTGgcctagaaatagaaaaaactgcGAAGCCAGACACCcagggctcatgtctgtaatcctggagGCTGGCAATAGGAGgaacaaggttcaaggccaaccccagcTCAAAGGTTGAAAACTCCCATCTGAAccaaaagctaggcatggtggtgatgCCTGCCATTCCATTGAGGGGGGAGCATAGCAGTTCCTGGCCAGTTTGGGGAAAAATATTGTGAACCCCATCTTGACAGGACAAAGCTAGGAACAGtgtcatgcacctgtcatcccagataatAGTGGAtgcctaaaatagaaggatcgCTATCCAGGCTGCTTTGGCTAAAAGCAACAGCCGCGAGCTCCAAAGAAATCTGAGCAAAAATGGGAAGAGTGATGGCTCAGGCCGTAGAATGCCTctccagcaagcatgaagctcggAGCTCAAACTCCCATACCAAATTGAGAGAGgcatggaagagaaagaaagagagagagaaaagaaggagggagaggagagcgAAAGAGAAGACTTACAAGGCAGGCAAGCAAGCACATGAGCCAAACCACCACCtcaacatttttctaattttaagggTCTTAGAAACCAAATATCACTGATTATATCAAGATAAATGTGATAACGAATTTATAATGAGAttctttctttacaaaaaatatgaaattggTGTCAAACCGAGTTTAATTTGACCATTACACACTTGAGTCCTCTGAGGTCTAGGGACACAGAAGATAAGCTCATTTGTACTTTGAAGGTGGTCAAGCAATTAGCAACAACCATAATAGTATGCAGGAACTATGGGACATTTTTAATCACTGAGAAGCAGTTGCTGAGCCCCCAAATCATCTAAGTCAATACGTGCAAATGCCAGGGACTTGTCCCTGGGGCACTACAGAAAAGACAGTGAGGGAGTACATGAAAAGGAGCAGATTCGTGGTTTCCACTTTGACAGATCCTTGGTGGGTTCCAGGAATAAAGACTTTTAATAAGCTCTTCCCATTCCCCAGCCTCCACCCAATACTCATGCAGGTGGATCAGGAAACAATTTTACCTATCAGCCTCCTAAGACAATGacattattttccagtttttcaaaGGGTGAAATGCTTCCTGGGACTCCTAGAATAGGGGCTTATTCTGTCTTCAGGGCCAATCTGCCTCCCCAACAATAAGATGAGTAATTTGAGCCTTTGGTCACTGGCACCTGCCCATGCTCCTCAGGGGATGGACAGCCTTCCCTGACTAGCCTCAGGAATGTGCTTGGCCCCTCATACGCCCCACCATCTCCTAAAGAGATGGGACATGTGGAAGGAGGGCTGGCTGCTGTGccactctccctctccttcttggcATCTGGGTGGCTGTCAAGAAAAGACATTCTGGACTGCACATTTTACAGGAGGAGATGTTCACAGGGTATCACAGTGTCCTCAAAATGACCAGGAAATGCATACACTCCTTCTGTGTTGCTTCTGGGAAGCAACCACAGCACACAGCCAATTTTTCTATTGGACAGTATGACTCCATCTACCAGAGCTGTGGCGCAGCCAAATATTTGCTTCGGAACTCAGACCTCAACCCCAATTTTATCCATTTCCACTTACTATTCTGAAGAATTCTGTTCATCGCTTCCAGATAATGTTGTTGTTTTTCCGAATTCCATAAAATAGTGAATCCTTTGATAAAACACATGGAAGAAAGAGATTTTCTTCAGTGACACTTAGGAGCATCGTGGGTTcatgtttcattttatatttgtaagtCGAATGGTATATACAGAAATGTGTTTGAAAGGGAATAGGTGAATGAGGAGAGAGGTGTCACCTGACTGCTGATTGCAGAGGAGCCCAGCCAGTTGACAGGGGAAAAGACCCCCGGGAACTGGACTGCACAACTGTGTGCATCCTACCAACACAGGCTCAGCCCCCAATGCTAAGGTCACATTTTCCACAAATGGCAGGTTGCTGATACACAATTCTGTCTTTAATACATGTGATCATGTACCTGTCCTAGTTCCATACTCTTCGGCAACAACATGGAGCTGCTTTTGAGGAAGAGTATActcttcatttttgttatttctacGGTATGACAAGTCACATTTGTTCCCATCATACACTGAATTATTGATGATCACATGTCTCCCTCAAACCACGTCATGCCCATGGGAGTTTAATGTGTATTGAGTGGAAAGTTATTGTGCTTGCTAGCTTTCTGATACCAGGAACAGTGAGCCCCACTTTCAAATCAGGTTCCTGTCTTCTGAATGGCTTCCAAAAGGCAGAGCCTCTCTGACCCTGCCCAGCAGGGATCACCCTAAAACACATGGATAGTCACACTTTAGACCATAATCCATAGTGAGTAGAAACTTATCCAAAGGATTACAGACAGATCTTTCCATCTCAAATTGGTACTGCCCACCAGTTGCTGCTTTGCACGTGCTAAAATGATAGCATCCTGCTATCTACTTGCCTTCATTCCCATCTGGCTGTTGAATCTTCTTGCACTGTTCTTCCTCCTTTGTGGTCCAGTTTACGATATGGATTGGTGAGAAACTCCTCATATCCAATCTCGGCTTCAGGGAAGCAAACAAAGACTGGTTAACACCCCCACAGAGGACTTAGATACTTTACTCTCTAAGTACCTCAAGAGGTCTCTAAACATGTCAGTAAATGTGACAAGTTCAAGGGAAAAAGAATGGTATGCTCTGAAATGCCCTGTCTTGCTAAGGGAAATTCCAGCTTCCTAACTCATTTCTGAAAACTAATAGGACTGGGTATCCGGTGCAGTTAACACTGTCTACCTGAGAAACGTGGCTGGAACTCTGCCCCAGGTTTCATTAATTTCGTGCCCAGTAccatcattttccctctctttcctggTGTCTTTCCCTACGATACATTCCCCGCGATGAACCGTGAACGTTGTGGGgtacaaataaagcaaaacatatgTCAAAAGGTTTTCTGTATCAAATCTGTTACCCATCGATTAGGGGTccatattttgaaatacatacgATTACGCGACTATGCTTTTGTTTACATATACATTTAGCTTTTGGATCTGTTGtagggatagggtcttgctttttgcccaggttggcctggattcCAATgctcctatttaagcttcctgaCGTTGCTGGCATGCCAGTGCCAGCTaacacactcagcttttttccattgagaggtGGAGTGTCATAAACATTTTTGACTTTGCTGACCAGGAAATgctttcctcctgatctcagcacccgaaatagctaggatgacagatgtaaGACCCTGGTACCtggattcttttctctttttaaaaattataaccatAATAATGGGTGAGCACTGCCCTATGAATGAACAGGATACACTTCATTTCTACCTTGAAGACTCTGAGCCATGTAGGTAGAAGTAAGAGGCACAGGTTTACCCAGATATGACCAGCCTGATACACTAACGCAAGAGCAGCAAACCCTGGGCcaggcagaggggaaaaaaaaatgccagctGGTCCCTTGCAGCCAGAACAAAGGTCATTGTTGAGGCAGACTTCAAGAGTAACTAGGGCCTGTCACAGAGGGCTGAAGCTGGATAAGGGTGAACACAGAATGTACTAAGATTCCCGGTGGCCCTACCCACAAATGCTGGGTGCATCTATCAATTCCATTACCAACAACCTGGTGCTTACAGTCTCCCGAAAGCCCTGCTTGGCCACTGTATTATAGTCAGGACACCTTCTGGGGCTAACAGGCAGAACCAAGATCAAACGCGATGCCCACCCTATGACATCAGAGGAGGACCAAAGAAAGAAGGACCCTGACAATTCCATATTATTGGAAGTGCACCACGGTACCTGACAAATCCAAACAGGATGGGGCTGTGCCTCCACTCCCCAAACCCTTTGAGGAACAGGGCTCTTTCCAAGTGTTTATCTTCCAGGTTCTGCTTAATTTTTTCAAACTCTGACAATTATAGGAATTGATTCTAGCTACAATGCAAAGTGCTTGCCTTCTCACtgggctcctgcctgtaatcctagctactcaggtggcagagatcaggagaatcactgttgggatacagcccaggcaaatatttgcaagaccctatcttgaaaaatctatcacaaaCCAAGAGGTGGTGAactgactcaaggtgtaggccctgagttcaaagcccagtatcatgaaaaggaagaagggagggagggaggaagggagagagggaggaagggactgagggagggtggaaggaaggaagaaaggaaggaaggaagggagggagggaggaaggaaggaaggaaggaaggaaaaagggcttGCCTTCCCTGCAAAGCAGCAGGGACAGGTGACCTGGACACAACCAAGGACAAGCACATGCCTCTAAATACAGTCAAAAGTGTCATAGGAGAAGGAGACTtaccaaatattttaatgaattcttcATTTATATTATCTGCATTGCAGGAAAATTCACAACTTGAGCCTGCAGAGAAAATAAGCCATAGTTGTGATTAAATCTTTCAATGGATCCGGATGAATGGTCATTACCCATAACCATGGGGATATAACCTTACATCCCGGTGAACGCCTGAAACTTTGGTCATTCTGAGTCCTGtctatggtttttctttgtttgttatgTCTTTTCAGGTTtctctgtatagcccaggctgaccttgaactctcagtactcctgtgtcagcctcgagtgctgggattacaggtctgagtcactacacccagcttgtttggtGTAGATCACCAGCAAACCCACGAACGAACAGATGACAGAAAACATTTGGATTTTTAAGTGTCCTGACAAGAGAAGTcactttctccccttttcttgctATCCCTCTGACAGCACACCCCTTCAGAGGATGCAGCCCCTGAGCTGTGTGGCTTAATGgccttttttcctcattttcataTACATCTCCTGAAATCCATGGCAGgtgacagttttgttttgtgactttGGGATGTGTAATTGTTGGTAAACAATACTCGATTTCTGCACTACAGAGTTTGTGTCCACAACTCTGACTTTCTGTACAGATTGAAAGAATACCCTGAATGTGGTCAGCCAATCAGTCTAGTAAATAGCAAGACCCCCAAAAACGGAGGAATCCTAATGTTCACGTAGAAATGCTTTGCTCAAAACAGTGATATTCACAATACCAAAATTCCcatcaattaataaacagatcAACAAATGTAGCatgtccacacaatggaatattgctCCATCGTAATATGGAAAGCAGTCACCCATGCTACGTGGATGAAGCTGGAAAACATGTTAAGGGAGAGACATTAGTCACCGAACCACACCTGTTACATGGTTCCACTTCCATGAACCTCTAGAATAGACATTGCATAGAGCAGAGAGTAACCTGGGGGTGAACAAAGACTGGGGAAAGGACAGTAAAAAGAAAGCATTAGTGAGTATGAGGTTAGTtgttggagtgatgaaaatgttctaaaactagaGAGTGGTGATGCCTACTGTGTGAATATGCTAAACACCACACAATTTGCCCTTTAAGAAGGGTAAATTTTTACTGGGTGTTGTGATgttcacctataatcccagcagtcaagAGGCCCAGGCAAGGAGATGCAAATTTGACAACAGCAGGGGCTACATACCaagactctttttcaaaaaaatacataaataaaagtgattttttttaagatgacATATTTCTATGTTGTCCtttgcattttcaaatttatggTTCAGGTGATGCTcagaaaatggtgaattttattgtAACTGAATTATATCTCCATGAAGCTGTTATTACAAcattgtgtgtatgcatgtgtgtgtgtgtgtgtgtgtgtgtgtgtgttagatgagATTGGCATGATTTGCACATGGCAGTCCTTTAAACTAGTCTTTCTAACCTTACATATGCTTGAAATTTTTATAACATGTAGGTATGCTAAACTTTGGTGGATCTCTGGATTTTGAGTAAGTTAGAAGGTAAGGAAAaacttgttttggtggtactggggtttgaagggaGTGTATCAGGCTCACTAGGCAGGCCCCTTACCACTCTGCAGCACACCAGTAGCCCTTGTTGCTTAATTTGTTTGGGGGAGTAGTGAACCCATGTCTTCCATTTGCTAGGTGGGTGTTCTGCTGCATGAGCCATGcttgcagccctttttgctctggttacttggAGATAAGGCCTCACtgtgtccaggccagccaggactgcAATCCTCCAACTTAACATGCCCCATAgcagcagggatgacaggcacttattaccacacccagcttttttccattgagatgaaatCTCACAAATCTCCCTCACTACCCACCTCTCATGAGCCTTCCTATCTTAGCCTCcttagcttgggatgacaggcacatcccACCACAACCAACATTTGCTCTCAGTAGCAGTTGCCAGGCTTAACCTTGAGTCCATGAACCACTGGTGACCAGCATGCGTTGGTCATATTTGAATCATGTTTCATATTTGTGCCCAGGTCAGGCTGAACCACGGTCcttttgtagctgggatgagacGCCTAAGCCACCGCACCCCACTTAAAAAAGGAACGTTTTTAAGTTACTCCCTTCCCCAAATAATATACGCTAGTAGGGAatagtgggaggcagagatggtagGGAGGGAAAACACCTGTGCTCACCATCCCAGCACCTGTGGGAGGGGTACCACTGGCTCACCATATTTAGGCTCCCATGAGTCTCAAGGGACACTCATGGGAGTCCAGCTACCAAGGCTATATACTTATGATGGTACCTTCAATCCTCGAGAAAGGGCGAGACTCAACCCCAGCCAAGagtccagaaaaaaaacaaaagagaggaaCAGAGTTCCACTCATCATTGTCATAGCCTCAACACCAACAGGGAGCAGTCAATATCCTGAAGTGCCTCCAGGAGCAACTGCCTCCAACTCCAGAATGCTGGAGAATTCACAGGTCTGTGAGGTCACACTGAAAACAGAGGGGGGAGGGGTATGGAGGCTCACATGTGGGGCAGGGACAGAGTGGAAGCTAGTGCCCTTAAAGGAGCCTTTCTGCTTACTTTTTGGGCTCTCTGATGCCTTCCTCTACCTGCAGGTCCCTCTGAAACAGAAAGTTGGAGTCCATCTTTCCCCGAGGTTTTGAGGATGTATTGGAGCATGGTTAGAACAGAGGTAAATGCTGTTAGAGCTGTGGGATGTTAACAGTGAGCTTGTGTTGTGAGCATCCCCTTTTATGTTTCTAATTTCTTTAAATGTGCTGAGTTATTGGGAGCTCCAGCAAGTACACTCCCTAATTAAAGCTCTGAGACCATTCCCTGGGGCCCTGGTGTCTTGAAAAAGGACTACCAGCCAGGCAGACAGACTCCCCTCATACCAGTGCCAGCTGCTTGGGACAGTCTGTGGACAAATTAGAAGAAGCTACATGACAGCCACAGCTTGCTGCCAAAGCACAGTTCTGCTGCCTGAAGGCACTGGCCCAGCACACACCTTGCACCAGAATTCTGCCATCACAAGCCTCTGTAAACTCTAGATGACTCTGCAGCCATTTCCATCTGGGCCAGAAAGGGGAGCCCTTCCCTGTTGACCCAACAGAAGGCCTGTGATTAGTGCAAACACAGTCCTTTATTTGCCTAAGGGAGCTGTCTTGCCTGGTGATATGAGGAACTCTGCCATGGATGGTGTCCACGTAGCTCTCCTTTGCATGAAAGGACCGCCAGGATTGGTGCAAACTCTTGCCACATCACCTTTCTGACTAAGACTTTTACTCAGCTCAATTTGAGAGTCAGCCAGGAGACACCCTCCCATGCTGCCCTGGTGTTTTAAGTCCAATAAAGTCTTCTGGCcagtggtcttttcttgcctattttttatttttatcattagtgAGCGTGGCTGAGCTGGGAACATGAAGACAACAGAAGAGGTTAGCAGCCAtggaggcagcagcagcaggggAGTATAGTGGCCATGACAGCAGGGCTAGCAACAGCAGAGCTGTGCTGGTGGCCAAGGCAGCCCTTGCACAGACAGAGTAGCTGGCAGTGTTAGTGGCAGAAGTGACAGCAAAAGTAGAAGAAAAGGCAATGGCAGAACTGAAAGTGGTGGCAGACCACTGCCCTGGCAGTAGCAAAGTCAGCAACAGCAGAGGTGACAGCAGCCAAAGTATACATGACAGGAAAAAGAAGCTACAGAGACAGTAGGGATGGCAGAAAGAAAGTGAGGGTGGAAACCTGAAGCTAAGGAAAGAAGACTGTGAAGAgctagaaagaggagaacctggGCCCCTAAGTCACATAGCAGGTTACACAAACTGGAAGTAGTAAAAGTGGCTACAAAGCCATGATTGGTCAAGATATCCCACTAATCTGCTAGGAATGTAGATGAGTCCTACAGCACTTGCGTAGCATTCACGAGACTCTGGGTTTCATATCcagcaatacaaaaataaataaatgaatacatacattcataatacacacatacatacatacgtataGTTTTGCTTGCTATACTATGTATGTGGACCATTCcccaaggctcatgtgttaaaggtcaCCACCCTGTGGTtctattggaaggtggtagaatcACTAGGAGGAGAGGATAGTTAGAGGAAGGTAGGTCACTGGGGAGGCCCTTGCAGAGGATATTGAGACTCCAGGCCCCTCTCTGTTCACTGGcctccatgaagtgagcagttttgctcctaTTTATGCTCTACAATGatattctgccttaccacagcccCAAAACAACAGgtccaagtgaccatggattggcacctttgaaaccatgagtcaaCAAAACTCTTTCATCATATTAATTTGGTCAcctcaggtatttggtcatatTGATAGAAAGTTGatacagtgaaataaaattatacaaaaaataacataaaccCAGTGATACACTCTTCTGATTATTATATACCACCTCTACCCTATTAGTTTTTGTATGCATTCatatattttcaaaggaaaattttatattttagtatctCTATCTATACTTTTTGTCCTAAATTTAATTTTGTACTAGGTCCTGTAAGTTATCCAGCTGACATTCCATAGCCCTTGTGTTCCTGCACTGTGTGCAATGGCTGAGTTAGAGGAGATCTTCTGGGCACAAAAAGACACACTAGGGATGTAGTTtaggtcagtggcagagcactagcACGTGTGAGGTCTTGGTTTACTcttcagcaacacacacacacaaagacacccaAAAATCTATTTAGTACTATTCTGGGTAGTTTAATTGAGGTATATTCAtttgctagggctgccataacaaattatcaCCAAATGGATGCGTTAACCAACAGAAATATATCCTAGCACAGCTCTGGAGACGAGAAGTGTGAGACCAAGGTGTTGGCCGGGAAAGGATCTCTTCCAGGACGTGGCCAGTAAACAGCGTCTCCTCCCTGTGCCTCCACATCACCTCCCCTCTCTACACACCTGTGTCCACATCTCCTCTTACAGGACACCAGTCATACTCAATGAGAGTCCAGCCTAGTGAACTCATTTTAACTCAATTTTCTCTGtaaagactctgtctccaaacacACTCACATTCTGAAGTCCTGGGGGTCAGGCCTTCAACATCTGAATGTGGGAGAACACAATTCTGAGAACACAATTCTCAGCTTCCCATAGACCCAGGCTCAGACCTTTGCCCAGTGACTACATCCCAATGCTCTG
Protein-coding sequences here:
- the LOC109676984 gene encoding uncharacterized protein C2orf92-like isoform X2, yielding MKNSLKYLPRLDMRSFSPIHIVNWTTKEEEQCKKIQQPDGNEGFTILWNSEKQQHYLEAMNRILQNNDVSEEKWVKEASVFNRNLRQQLSVEDKEKPKEAVNPDFQRKSPLCRAMLLFLQENILIAAITMTAIFVMIVLVLLFSAYTKRKQALYSPTNMN
- the LOC109676984 gene encoding uncharacterized protein C2orf92-like isoform X1, which gives rise to MKNSLKYLPRLDMRSFSPIHIVNWTTKEEEQCKKIQQPDGNEGFTILWNSEKQQHYLEAMNRILQNNDVSEEKWVKEASVFNRNLRQQLSVEDKEKPKEAVNPDFQRKSPLCRAMLLFLQENILIAAITMTAIFVMIVLVLLFSAYTKRKQALYPKKESAVQAAAAVPAEEHCHRRHHDDGNPCDHGASAAPVLCVHVEETAIVSGSLHSPSFQELVSVWVNVVPGAS